A single window of Leptolyngbya ohadii IS1 DNA harbors:
- a CDS encoding putative PEP-binding protein, protein MSVDYFFWLDQIQPHDRDRVGSKAFYLSLLQQRGYPVVPGLVVSSDLFQTFLGQIQWADPTFADLPASSLYIDVDNPRQLRVAAQHIRQAIVSTPLPDSWLLPIKLAIEEWQTNWQTNWQSEAVILRPSFSLVAGIDPTLSSRTRGLLDAHICHAEPETIGQTLKQVWAELFRARSLLYWQRLGIQPQQVQLAVLIQPISSAIAAGEASMGAAELEVQAVYGLGHGMTQGVIPDLYRIEASGTVQVDRVSRKTVAYEIAIAPTVQPPDPVVSPVPSEPFISEPNHGLQMQFLQWEQQTQSVLTQAQVERLAHLCRQLMLTLDMAVDLEWMLWSSADSAEPVFYVTQVIPFGKRSSKSSLPSSSADLPAARLPETGIPCPSESTAEDCLKGIAAAPGKAIAPVWIMPQTATSLQEMPSGCVLVARFILPEWVSQLRRVAGIVTEQGGATSHGAILARELGIPAVVGIADVMQEFQTGENVLVNGDRGEVVRMVADPESSASRHFEHEHSDDPLMPSSDSASPQTSQDNCHRSMPPTATRLMVSLSQTESIAQLRNLQVDGIGLLRSELLWLQSFDYRSPQEWLQQDRAGLVDRLAQQIQQFAAGVTPRPVFYRSLDFRAHEFPLLAASEPSEAHPMLGVRGAYRYQIYPDWFEVELAALKQVQQASYDNLRLILPFVRTVEEFIFCRDRIEQMGLRQPTFELWMMAEVPSVLLLLPDYIAAGAQGFAIGCNDLTQLLLGVDRDHPQMAARFNMTHPAVMRAIEQIIQTCRTANLPCTLCGQLPRQMEVIDQLVEWGVTGISVDPGDVTWMGEAIDRAERRLLLEWNRE, encoded by the coding sequence ATGTCCGTGGATTACTTCTTCTGGCTTGATCAGATTCAGCCGCATGATCGCGATCGGGTTGGCAGTAAGGCATTTTATCTGTCATTGCTTCAGCAGCGCGGCTATCCTGTGGTGCCAGGGTTGGTGGTTAGTAGCGACCTGTTTCAGACATTTTTGGGGCAGATTCAGTGGGCAGATCCCACCTTTGCCGATTTACCTGCCTCCTCGCTGTATATCGATGTGGACAATCCGCGTCAGCTTCGGGTGGCAGCGCAGCACATTCGACAGGCAATTGTTTCAACCCCGCTTCCCGATTCCTGGCTGTTGCCCATCAAGCTAGCGATCGAAGAGTGGCAGACGAACTGGCAGACGAACTGGCAGAGTGAGGCAGTCATTTTGCGTCCGTCCTTTTCCCTGGTAGCGGGGATTGATCCAACCCTGAGTTCTCGCACCAGAGGATTGCTGGATGCCCATATTTGTCACGCAGAGCCAGAAACGATCGGACAAACGCTCAAACAGGTCTGGGCAGAATTGTTTCGCGCCCGGAGCCTGCTCTACTGGCAGCGGTTAGGCATTCAGCCCCAGCAGGTGCAGCTTGCGGTTTTAATTCAGCCGATTTCATCCGCGATCGCTGCGGGAGAAGCCAGCATGGGGGCGGCAGAACTAGAGGTGCAGGCAGTTTACGGTTTGGGGCATGGCATGACACAGGGCGTCATACCGGATCTCTATCGCATTGAGGCGTCGGGCACCGTTCAGGTTGATCGGGTGAGTCGTAAAACGGTGGCGTATGAGATTGCGATCGCCCCAACTGTCCAACCCCCCGATCCTGTTGTGTCCCCTGTGCCTAGCGAACCTTTCATCAGCGAACCAAATCACGGTCTCCAGATGCAGTTTCTCCAGTGGGAGCAGCAAACGCAGTCCGTGCTCACGCAGGCACAGGTCGAACGTCTGGCGCATCTCTGCCGCCAACTGATGCTGACTTTGGACATGGCAGTTGACCTGGAATGGATGCTGTGGAGTTCAGCCGATTCCGCCGAACCTGTCTTCTACGTCACGCAGGTTATTCCCTTCGGGAAGCGCAGTTCCAAGTCCTCCCTCCCCTCCAGTTCCGCTGATTTGCCTGCTGCCCGATTGCCTGAGACTGGAATCCCTTGCCCCTCGGAAAGCACTGCCGAGGACTGTCTCAAGGGAATTGCGGCTGCTCCCGGAAAAGCCATTGCCCCAGTCTGGATCATGCCGCAAACAGCGACCTCGCTTCAGGAAATGCCGTCGGGCTGTGTTCTCGTTGCCCGCTTTATTTTGCCGGAGTGGGTGAGCCAGCTTCGTCGGGTTGCGGGAATTGTGACGGAACAGGGAGGAGCCACCAGCCACGGAGCAATTCTGGCACGCGAACTCGGTATCCCTGCCGTTGTCGGCATCGCGGATGTTATGCAGGAATTTCAAACCGGAGAGAACGTTCTGGTAAATGGCGATCGGGGAGAGGTCGTGCGGATGGTGGCTGACCCAGAATCCTCGGCTTCCAGGCATTTCGAGCATGAGCATTCCGATGATCCGCTAATGCCCAGCTCAGATTCAGCCAGTCCTCAGACTTCCCAGGACAACTGCCATCGATCGATGCCTCCCACCGCAACCCGACTGATGGTGAGCCTCAGTCAAACGGAGTCGATCGCCCAGCTCCGCAACCTGCAAGTTGATGGCATTGGGCTTTTGCGCTCAGAACTGCTCTGGCTCCAGAGTTTCGACTATCGATCGCCCCAGGAATGGCTGCAACAGGATAGAGCCGGATTAGTCGATCGGCTGGCACAGCAAATTCAGCAGTTCGCCGCAGGTGTGACGCCCCGCCCCGTGTTTTATCGCAGTCTGGATTTTCGTGCCCACGAGTTTCCCCTGCTGGCTGCCTCCGAACCCTCTGAAGCGCATCCGATGCTGGGAGTGCGGGGAGCCTATCGCTATCAAATCTACCCGGACTGGTTTGAGGTAGAACTGGCGGCACTGAAACAGGTACAGCAGGCAAGCTACGACAATCTGCGGCTGATTTTGCCCTTTGTGCGAACCGTGGAGGAATTCATTTTTTGCCGCGATCGCATCGAGCAGATGGGCTTACGGCAACCGACGTTTGAACTCTGGATGATGGCAGAAGTCCCTTCCGTCTTGCTGCTGTTACCCGACTATATTGCGGCAGGCGCTCAGGGATTTGCGATCGGCTGTAATGACCTGACCCAGCTTCTACTCGGCGTCGATCGCGATCATCCCCAGATGGCAGCCCGATTCAACATGACCCATCCCGCTGTAATGCGGGCAATCGAGCAAATTATCCAGACCTGCCGCACTGCGAACCTTCCCTGTACCCTTTGCGGTCAACTGCCTCGACAAATGGAAGTGATCGATCAGCTAGTTGAATGGGGCGTGACGGGAATTTCCGTAGACCCAGGGGATGTGACGTGGATGGGGGAGGCGATCGATCGGGCAGAGCGGCGGTTGCTATTGGAATGGAATAGGGAATAA